The proteins below are encoded in one region of Peribacillus muralis:
- a CDS encoding 3-hydroxybutyrate dehydrogenase — protein sequence MVENKVVIITGSARGIGFEIGKHFAQSGAKVVLSDINEEMVKEAAASLKAEGFESIGIKADVTKEEDIVNMVKEAKETFGSVDIVINNAGLQHVSPIEEFPTAKYELMIKIMLTAPFMLTKAVFPIMKEQGFGRIINVSSINGVIGFAGKAAYNSAKHGVIGLTKVAALEGAEHGITVNALCPGYVDTPLVRGQMADLAKTRNVPLEDVLAEVLLPLVPQKRLLDVSEIADYALFLASDKAKSVTGQAVIIDGGYTAQ from the coding sequence ATGGTTGAAAATAAAGTCGTCATCATTACAGGTTCTGCTCGCGGTATTGGATTTGAAATCGGGAAACATTTCGCTCAAAGCGGAGCGAAAGTGGTTCTTTCCGACATCAATGAAGAAATGGTAAAGGAAGCGGCAGCGTCGCTTAAAGCGGAAGGCTTCGAATCGATCGGTATCAAAGCTGATGTAACGAAAGAAGAAGATATCGTCAATATGGTGAAGGAAGCGAAAGAAACATTCGGTTCGGTAGACATCGTCATCAACAATGCCGGGTTACAGCATGTATCACCAATCGAGGAATTCCCGACTGCTAAATACGAATTGATGATCAAAATCATGCTGACAGCACCGTTCATGTTAACGAAAGCCGTATTCCCGATCATGAAGGAACAAGGCTTCGGCCGTATCATCAACGTTTCTTCCATTAACGGAGTCATCGGCTTTGCAGGTAAAGCGGCTTACAACAGTGCGAAACACGGAGTGATCGGTTTAACGAAGGTGGCTGCATTAGAAGGTGCAGAGCACGGAATCACTGTCAATGCATTATGCCCAGGATATGTGGATACACCACTTGTTCGCGGACAAATGGCAGACTTGGCAAAAACACGCAATGTTCCGCTTGAGGATGTATTGGCAGAAGTCCTTCTTCCATTAGTGCCTCAAAAACGCTTACTGGATGTTAGTGAAATTGCTGATTATGCATTGTTCTTAGCTAGCGATAAAGCGAAAAGTGTGACAGGACAAGCTGTTATCATCGATGGTGGCTACACAGCTCAATAA
- a CDS encoding GntP family permease yields MLSIIVGLVLLMALAYLGWSIIWVAPLVAGVVALMSGLNVFDTYTGTYMTGLVGFVQKWFPIFLLGAIFGKLMEETGAAKSVAKKVTQIIGKKRAILGVLIASALLTYGGVSLFVVVFAVYPIALALFKEANVTRRLLVPTFALGAFTFTMTAIPGTPQIQNLIPMEYFHTTPTSGMIIGIVTSLIMAVGGYFWLSYREKSLSAKGEGFIATDDSVTASAEDEKIPNWILSLVPLLIVVVLLNVVKLEPIYALLLGVLSIMLINIRDYKKFIFSVNEGAKGSVMAILNTSAAVGFGAVIAVIPAFDNITSWLLNISSNPLVAESLAVQIMAIITGSASGGMGIALNALGDTFYSLSQSTGISPDVFHRMAAVASGASIFPNNGALLTLLAVTGLTHKETYKDVFMVAFIIPTIAMIVGIIMGAIGIV; encoded by the coding sequence GTGTTAAGTATCATTGTTGGCTTAGTATTGCTGATGGCTTTAGCCTATTTGGGATGGTCCATCATTTGGGTAGCTCCATTGGTTGCTGGAGTAGTCGCATTAATGAGTGGATTGAATGTATTTGATACGTATACGGGCACGTATATGACCGGATTGGTCGGTTTCGTACAGAAATGGTTCCCGATCTTCCTACTCGGAGCGATATTCGGGAAGTTGATGGAAGAAACGGGCGCAGCGAAATCCGTTGCCAAGAAGGTTACGCAAATCATCGGTAAAAAGAGGGCGATTCTTGGAGTATTGATCGCTTCGGCTTTATTGACATATGGCGGCGTTAGCTTATTTGTAGTCGTGTTTGCGGTTTATCCAATTGCGTTGGCACTATTTAAAGAAGCCAATGTTACGAGGAGGCTGCTTGTTCCGACTTTTGCACTTGGAGCATTCACGTTCACGATGACAGCGATACCGGGTACACCGCAAATTCAAAACTTGATACCGATGGAGTATTTTCACACGACCCCTACTTCGGGGATGATCATCGGGATCGTCACATCTTTAATCATGGCAGTTGGCGGGTACTTCTGGTTATCATACAGGGAAAAATCACTTTCCGCAAAAGGAGAAGGCTTCATCGCAACGGACGATTCAGTAACGGCTTCAGCCGAGGACGAAAAAATCCCGAACTGGATCTTGTCATTGGTTCCGCTTCTCATCGTTGTCGTCTTACTTAACGTTGTAAAATTAGAACCCATTTATGCTTTATTATTAGGGGTTCTAAGCATCATGCTCATTAATATCAGGGATTATAAGAAGTTCATATTCTCTGTGAACGAGGGAGCAAAAGGATCGGTTATGGCGATTCTGAATACAAGTGCTGCCGTTGGATTTGGCGCTGTCATTGCGGTTATACCTGCATTCGACAACATCACTTCCTGGCTGCTTAATATTTCCAGCAATCCGCTCGTTGCCGAATCCCTTGCCGTCCAGATCATGGCAATCATTACGGGTTCTGCTTCAGGCGGTATGGGCATTGCGCTTAATGCCCTTGGCGACACGTTCTACAGCTTGTCCCAATCGACGGGAATCAGCCCGGATGTATTCCACCGAATGGCCGCAGTTGCCTCAGGTGCATCCATATTCCCGAACAATGGCGCTCTATTAACCCTTTTAGCGGTTACAGGTTTGACACATAAAGAAACATATAAAGATGTTTTCATGGTAGCCTTCATCATTCCGACAATTGCCATGATCGTTGGTATTATCATGGGTGCGATTGGCATCGTCTAA
- a CDS encoding LysR family transcriptional regulator — translation MEFRDLKSFMEVALHKSFTTAAANSYLTQPSLSKAVKKLEEELRVELFDRSTRHLRLTDAGRIVYQQSQKAFAALSELNVLLDDLRDITTGEVKIGIPPLIGTLFFPEIARSFQERYPKVSLQLVELGAKLIGKLVEEGEIDLGIVVLPASDATFNISPFIEDEFVLFLHEEHKLAQQAAVSLAELKDEKFILFSEDFTLHDYIIQACEKDGFTPDISYQSSQWDLIIELVSSKLGITLLPRSIYRKQNNENVKIKPLKHSQLYWKLGIITKKDAYQSYALKELLKMLEEGIHFVQCDNHQNEKEKQ, via the coding sequence ATGGAGTTCCGAGACTTAAAATCCTTCATGGAGGTAGCCCTTCATAAAAGCTTTACAACTGCCGCGGCGAATTCCTACTTAACACAGCCATCCTTGAGTAAAGCCGTCAAAAAACTAGAGGAAGAGCTGCGTGTGGAGCTGTTCGACCGCTCTACGAGACACTTGCGCCTAACCGATGCGGGGCGAATCGTCTATCAGCAAAGCCAAAAAGCCTTCGCCGCCTTATCGGAATTGAACGTGCTCCTCGATGATCTGAGGGACATTACGACAGGCGAGGTGAAAATTGGCATTCCGCCGCTGATTGGCACCTTATTCTTCCCGGAAATTGCTCGCAGCTTCCAGGAACGTTATCCGAAGGTTTCGCTTCAATTGGTGGAGCTTGGGGCCAAGCTGATCGGCAAGCTAGTCGAAGAGGGTGAAATCGATCTCGGCATCGTCGTATTGCCAGCAAGTGATGCAACCTTCAATATCTCCCCGTTCATTGAAGACGAATTCGTGTTATTCCTTCATGAAGAACACAAACTTGCCCAGCAAGCCGCTGTCTCCTTAGCCGAATTGAAGGATGAGAAATTCATCCTTTTTTCAGAGGATTTCACCTTGCATGACTACATCATTCAGGCATGTGAAAAGGACGGGTTCACGCCGGACATCTCCTACCAAAGCTCTCAATGGGACTTAATCATCGAGCTCGTCTCATCCAAGCTGGGCATCACCCTTTTGCCCAGATCGATTTATCGTAAGCAAAACAATGAAAATGTGAAGATCAAACCGCTAAAACACTCGCAGCTATACTGGAAGCTCGGAATCATCACCAAAAAAGACGCCTACCAATCCTACGCCTTGAAAGAATTATTGAAGATGCTGGAGGAAGGGATTCATTTCGTGCAGTGCGACAATCATCAAAACGAAAAGGAAAAGCAGTAA
- a CDS encoding 5'-methylthioadenosine/S-adenosylhomocysteine nucleosidase, producing MMVTACSSPSNNEVTEKKTQRPILVQGPMPIEAEHFAERLENVKEEKSGDFVFYIGTLADYPVIVAKTGKGMENTAAATAVAIERYNPIAIINQGTSGGHDPSLNVFDIVLGKRTVNLGSLKTADKAENEGIDPTIWKPMDLMASEGSAGEDPNAEKPRFYEGDQALLAAAHAVKDTYTKGKVVDGTIGSADVWNNEVDRIKWFHTKYDTSVEEMEGAAAAQIAKAYEVPFLGIRVLSNNKVNGGKYNPNTASANQEYVYEVVKQYISTATSK from the coding sequence ATGATGGTTACAGCTTGCAGCTCGCCCTCCAACAATGAAGTGACAGAAAAAAAGACGCAAAGGCCCATCTTGGTTCAAGGTCCGATGCCGATCGAAGCTGAACATTTCGCCGAAAGATTGGAAAATGTGAAAGAAGAAAAATCAGGGGATTTTGTTTTTTACATCGGGACGTTAGCCGATTACCCGGTCATCGTGGCGAAAACAGGTAAAGGGATGGAAAATACCGCTGCCGCTACAGCCGTGGCGATTGAAAGATATAACCCCATCGCCATCATCAATCAAGGGACATCTGGCGGTCATGATCCAAGCTTAAACGTTTTTGATATCGTTTTAGGAAAAAGGACGGTAAACCTGGGTTCATTAAAAACCGCAGATAAAGCCGAAAACGAAGGCATTGATCCAACTATATGGAAGCCGATGGACCTAATGGCTTCTGAAGGAAGTGCCGGGGAGGACCCGAATGCTGAAAAGCCACGCTTCTATGAAGGAGATCAGGCTTTGCTTGCAGCCGCACATGCCGTTAAGGATACGTACACAAAAGGAAAGGTTGTCGATGGCACGATCGGTTCCGCGGATGTCTGGAATAATGAAGTCGATCGGATTAAATGGTTCCATACGAAATATGATACTTCTGTAGAAGAGATGGAAGGCGCCGCCGCTGCCCAAATCGCCAAAGCATACGAAGTTCCCTTCTTGGGAATACGGGTACTATCGAACAATAAAGTGAATGGCGGTAAATATAACCCGAATACAGCTTCCGCCAATCAAGAATACGTGTATGAAGTGGTCAAACAATATATCTCTACGGCTACAAGCAAATAA
- a CDS encoding ZIP family metal transporter, protein MWNAVFWGGVSGSAVLLGALAAIFIPIKKNVIGYIMAFGTGVLIGAAAYELLADSVEDGGIWATAIGFIAGAIVFTGLDFLVSKKGADQRKRSNNSSTKEAGLAIFIGTVMDAIPESIMIGASLLSGGSVSWLLVIAIFISNIPEGLSSTTGLLNSNYSKKRIMLLWFSVLVISSLSSMGGYLFLDHAPDYAMAAMAAFAGGGIIAMIASTMMPEAFEEGGPITGIFTAAGLLISLILDSM, encoded by the coding sequence ATGTGGAATGCGGTCTTTTGGGGAGGCGTTTCAGGTTCTGCTGTCCTGCTTGGTGCACTTGCGGCCATTTTCATTCCAATCAAGAAAAACGTCATTGGCTACATCATGGCATTCGGAACCGGGGTATTGATCGGGGCGGCTGCGTATGAGCTGCTTGCCGATTCGGTGGAGGATGGAGGCATTTGGGCAACGGCGATTGGGTTTATCGCTGGGGCGATCGTGTTTACGGGCTTGGATTTCCTTGTTTCCAAAAAAGGTGCCGATCAACGGAAACGATCGAATAATAGCTCTACGAAGGAAGCGGGCCTGGCGATTTTCATCGGGACGGTGATGGATGCCATCCCCGAGTCGATCATGATTGGCGCCAGCCTGTTAAGCGGCGGCTCGGTAAGCTGGCTGTTGGTCATTGCCATCTTCATCAGTAATATTCCCGAGGGGCTATCGAGTACGACAGGCTTGCTCAATAGTAACTATTCCAAAAAGAGAATCATGCTGTTATGGTTTTCCGTACTGGTCATATCGTCTCTATCCTCGATGGGCGGCTATTTATTCCTCGACCATGCCCCGGATTATGCGATGGCAGCGATGGCAGCTTTTGCAGGCGGAGGGATCATTGCCATGATTGCGTCAACGATGATGCCGGAAGCATTCGAAGAGGGAGGACCGATCACCGGGATATTCACCGCGGCCGGTTTGCTAATTTCCTTGATTCTTGATTCGATGTGA
- a CDS encoding L,D-transpeptidase family protein: MIHTVKSGETLGQISRDYRTPMESIILANPSINPNVIYPGQAIIIPGFPPPDSLPYQIDVSINNRTLRLLKDGVLQKQYPIAVGRILFTTPVGQFIIVNKEPNPGGPFGTMWMSLSKEHYGIHGTNDPSSIGKAVSKGCIRMHNRDVEELSKIVPIGTSVTIHP, encoded by the coding sequence ATGATTCATACAGTCAAGTCAGGGGAAACGCTGGGGCAAATATCCAGAGACTACCGTACGCCAATGGAATCGATCATCCTGGCTAACCCGTCCATAAACCCTAACGTCATTTATCCGGGGCAAGCCATCATCATACCCGGCTTTCCTCCTCCTGATTCCCTTCCGTACCAGATTGATGTATCGATAAACAACCGAACGCTAAGGCTTCTGAAGGATGGCGTCCTGCAAAAACAATACCCGATCGCCGTTGGCAGGATATTGTTCACAACCCCGGTAGGTCAGTTCATCATCGTCAATAAAGAACCCAACCCTGGCGGCCCATTCGGTACGATGTGGATGAGTTTATCCAAGGAGCATTACGGGATTCATGGAACGAATGACCCCAGCTCGATCGGGAAAGCCGTATCCAAGGGCTGCATTCGCATGCACAACCGGGATGTCGAGGAATTATCTAAAATCGTTCCAATCGGGACATCGGTGACGATTCATCCGTAA
- a CDS encoding SHOCT-like domain-containing protein: MKEEITRVLTMVQEGKIDADKGAELIQVLKEKEETSKKPVEKSNKYLDKTLKIRVVSAEEDNVTVNLPIKLVKVVLMAGHSIAASIPQSEKYMKDIDINLVIEAIENELDGQIVDIKSANGDTVSVFID; encoded by the coding sequence ATGAAAGAGGAAATTACAAGAGTGTTGACCATGGTTCAAGAAGGGAAGATTGACGCGGATAAGGGAGCAGAGCTGATTCAAGTATTAAAGGAGAAAGAAGAAACAAGTAAGAAGCCTGTTGAAAAATCGAATAAATACTTAGATAAAACATTGAAAATTCGTGTGGTATCAGCCGAAGAGGATAACGTCACGGTCAATTTGCCGATAAAACTGGTCAAAGTAGTGTTAATGGCTGGACATAGCATCGCAGCGAGTATCCCCCAATCGGAAAAATACATGAAGGATATCGACATAAACCTTGTTATTGAGGCAATCGAAAACGAATTGGACGGCCAAATCGTTGATATTAAATCGGCAAACGGGGATACCGTTTCCGTCTTCATCGATTAG
- a CDS encoding DUF2089 domain-containing protein, which translates to MAYKLITNCPVCSNTLNITKLSCSHCQTTIENEFELSKLASLSKDQLHFVEVFLTCRGNIKEVEKELGISYPTVRGKLTDIISSLGYVQKKKNEVDEKKVVTMLENGEITPEEAIKLLKDE; encoded by the coding sequence ATGGCGTATAAATTAATCACTAATTGTCCTGTTTGCAGTAATACATTGAACATTACAAAGCTGTCGTGCTCTCATTGTCAGACTACGATTGAAAATGAGTTTGAGTTGTCTAAGCTGGCATCCTTATCGAAGGATCAGCTTCATTTTGTGGAAGTATTTCTAACATGCAGAGGGAACATCAAGGAAGTGGAAAAGGAACTGGGGATTTCGTATCCAACGGTTCGGGGCAAGCTAACGGACATCATTTCATCCCTTGGATATGTGCAGAAGAAGAAAAATGAAGTGGACGAGAAAAAAGTTGTCACCATGCTGGAAAATGGCGAGATCACACCAGAAGAAGCCATTAAGCTCTTAAAAGATGAATAG
- a CDS encoding aldo/keto reductase yields the protein MRTMKFGSSTLEVPVVSVGCMRINSLDKTEAEHFVQTALELGANFFDHADIYGSGECEEIFADAIGMNPSIREKIIVQSKCGIRKGMFDFSKEHILESVDASLKRLKTDYLDTFLLHRPDTLMEPEEVAEAFDILENSGKVRHFGVSNQNPMQIQLLKKSVKQPIVANQLQLSITNANMISNGFNVNMENEQAVNRDGSVLDFCRLNDITIQPWSPFQYGFFEGVFLGNDKFPELNKQIDEIASKYDVSNTTIVIAWILRHPAHMQPVIGTMNVGRLKDCCQATEIKLTREEWYSIYRAAGNVLP from the coding sequence ATGAGGACAATGAAATTTGGAAGCAGCACATTAGAAGTGCCAGTCGTTTCAGTCGGCTGCATGCGAATCAATTCGCTGGACAAGACCGAGGCTGAGCACTTTGTGCAAACGGCGCTGGAATTGGGCGCGAACTTCTTCGACCATGCTGATATTTATGGCAGCGGCGAATGTGAGGAAATTTTTGCTGACGCCATCGGGATGAACCCGAGCATTCGGGAAAAGATCATCGTGCAATCCAAGTGCGGCATACGCAAGGGGATGTTCGACTTTTCCAAGGAGCATATCCTCGAATCGGTGGACGCAAGCCTGAAGCGCCTGAAAACGGATTATCTGGATACGTTTCTTCTTCACCGCCCGGATACGTTAATGGAGCCGGAAGAAGTGGCGGAGGCCTTCGATATTCTTGAAAACTCGGGAAAAGTGCGTCATTTCGGCGTTTCCAACCAAAACCCGATGCAAATCCAGCTGCTGAAAAAATCGGTCAAGCAGCCGATCGTGGCCAACCAGCTGCAATTAAGCATCACGAACGCCAACATGATTTCCAATGGCTTTAATGTGAATATGGAAAATGAACAAGCCGTGAACCGCGACGGCAGTGTGCTCGATTTTTGCAGACTGAACGATATTACGATTCAGCCTTGGTCACCCTTCCAATACGGATTCTTTGAAGGCGTTTTCCTTGGAAACGACAAGTTCCCTGAATTGAACAAACAAATCGATGAAATCGCTAGCAAATATGACGTCAGCAACACGACGATTGTCATCGCCTGGATCCTGCGCCACCCCGCGCACATGCAGCCGGTCATCGGGACGATGAATGTAGGCCGCTTAAAGGATTGCTGCCAGGCAACCGAAATCAAGCTAACACGCGAAGAATGGTATAGCATCTATCGCGCGGCAGGCAATGTGCTGCCGTAA
- a CDS encoding IS3 family transposase, whose product MKNHYNHQRIKVKLKGMRPVGFRIHAPFGFYGSTLPAAR is encoded by the coding sequence ATGAAGAATCATTACAATCATCAACGAATTAAAGTGAAATTAAAAGGCATGAGACCGGTTGGTTTCCGGATTCATGCCCCTTTTGGGTTTTACGGCAGCACATTGCCTGCCGCGCGATAG
- a CDS encoding methyl-accepting chemotaxis protein, producing the protein MKIKTRLITTVSILIGTILILGSFAVYVIKASSERDSILQDKLEIQKSVIGIQYRLAGLSNDERAFIITGDKQFTEGMEEKANDVYKKIETIKGLNKEKKHGENINKLEEDFNDFWEMNQQVISLYKEDHEGAKNLHFGEERTLRKEELDPSVNELVETLNTDVSNIQALNDRYSQLSRDAFLFLAIASSIVGITLCILLLRSILQPLGTLNRQLEEIATGDADLTKHMEIRGNNEFGQLAKSFNSFVDSLRQMISQIGISSEQVAAASEELSASTEQSIVTSDHITETMQEITEKNREQSQLTGKSLKSVNDSLNSIVSVASNTSKVAEVSSTMREQAESGSSSVKEMLEQMKSINLSVDMADKGVTSLVFSATKIKEISTLITDISGQTNLLALNAAIEAARAGEHGKGFAVVAEEVRKLADQTNQSANDIHELVSIIQNESNETVTNIQIVRDNVDSGIKHSEETVTNFEEILILIEQVTSQIQEVAASTQFIKTGFDDLQLTIEIIAEGSQETLSGTETAAAASEQQLASIEEVSNATISLNKLAEELQEMISRFKA; encoded by the coding sequence TTGAAAATTAAAACGAGATTGATCACTACAGTATCTATTCTTATTGGGACCATTCTAATATTGGGTAGTTTTGCTGTTTATGTAATAAAGGCATCATCAGAAAGGGATTCCATCCTTCAAGATAAGTTGGAAATTCAAAAGAGTGTGATTGGAATTCAATATCGCCTTGCCGGTTTATCAAATGATGAAAGGGCATTTATCATAACGGGGGATAAACAATTTACCGAAGGGATGGAAGAAAAAGCAAATGATGTATATAAGAAAATCGAAACAATTAAGGGGCTTAATAAGGAAAAGAAACACGGGGAGAATATAAATAAGCTGGAAGAGGACTTTAATGATTTTTGGGAAATGAACCAGCAAGTGATTAGCCTGTATAAAGAAGATCATGAAGGAGCCAAAAACCTGCACTTTGGAGAAGAAAGAACGCTTAGGAAAGAAGAGCTGGATCCTTCAGTAAATGAATTAGTGGAAACTCTTAACACGGATGTTTCCAATATCCAAGCTTTAAATGACCGTTATTCTCAGTTGAGTAGAGACGCCTTTCTCTTCCTGGCCATTGCTTCATCGATAGTTGGAATTACGTTATGTATTTTGCTGTTAAGGTCCATCCTTCAACCACTTGGAACGTTAAATCGTCAATTAGAAGAAATAGCTACAGGTGATGCTGATTTAACTAAGCATATGGAGATTAGGGGCAATAATGAATTTGGTCAACTAGCTAAGTCGTTTAATAGTTTCGTGGATTCGCTTAGACAAATGATTTCTCAAATTGGCATATCATCTGAACAAGTGGCCGCTGCTTCTGAAGAGCTCTCGGCTAGTACCGAGCAGTCCATCGTAACATCGGATCACATCACGGAAACGATGCAAGAGATAACGGAGAAAAATCGTGAACAAAGCCAATTGACAGGTAAAAGTTTAAAGTCGGTGAATGATTCACTTAACAGCATCGTTTCGGTTGCTTCGAATACATCAAAGGTAGCGGAAGTATCATCAACTATGAGAGAGCAGGCTGAAAGCGGTTCAAGCTCAGTAAAAGAAATGCTTGAGCAGATGAAATCTATCAATCTGTCAGTTGACATGGCGGATAAGGGAGTCACCTCATTAGTATTCAGCGCGACAAAAATTAAAGAAATCTCCACTCTGATTACTGATATTTCAGGTCAGACGAATTTACTTGCATTAAATGCTGCAATTGAGGCTGCTAGAGCCGGGGAGCATGGAAAAGGATTTGCCGTTGTTGCAGAGGAGGTTAGAAAATTAGCCGATCAAACGAACCAATCTGCGAATGATATCCATGAGCTCGTTTCGATCATTCAAAATGAATCAAACGAGACCGTTACTAATATTCAAATTGTAAGAGATAACGTAGACTCTGGAATCAAGCATTCTGAAGAAACGGTAACAAACTTTGAAGAAATATTAATTTTAATTGAGCAGGTAACATCTCAAATTCAAGAAGTGGCAGCCTCTACCCAGTTTATAAAGACTGGCTTTGATGACCTGCAACTCACCATAGAAATCATTGCTGAAGGGTCACAGGAAACGCTATCCGGTACTGAAACAGCAGCAGCTGCCAGTGAACAGCAGTTGGCCTCAATTGAGGAGGTCTCTAATGCGACCATTTCGTTGAACAAATTGGCGGAGGAATTGCAGGAGATGATTTCTCGCTTCAAGGCGTAA